The Silene latifolia isolate original U9 population chromosome X, ASM4854445v1, whole genome shotgun sequence genome contains the following window.
CAACCTCGATGCTCGAGGAAAGCGAGCATTACGGATGCTCTCGACCCAGTTCGTTGAGGCTAATGGAGGGCAACTATACAAAAAGACCGCGCAAGGTGTCTTATTGCGATGTATTGGTTAAAAGACAGCCGACAAAGCCATGGAGGAGGTTCATGACGGGGAATATAGACCCCACATGAATGCTCACATGTTGGCTCGTAAGATCATAAGACTTGgttattactggaccacaatagAAGTAGATTGCCGACATTATGTTCGACAATGCCACAATTACCAGATATTTGCAAATGTACAGCATGTACCACCCTCtatgctatataccatgacataaCCTTGGCCTTTTTCAACCTGGGGGatcgacattatcggaaaggtCAACCCTTCTGGGTCAGGAGAACATTGTTTTATTTTGGTCGCAATCGACTaattcacgaagtgggtagaagccaAGTCTTATAATGTGCTAAGGGCAAAGCAAGTAGCACAGTTCATTCAAAATGAGATCATTTGTCGATATGGGATACCCCACGAAATCATAAATGATAACAGGAcccatttccaagctgaaacggAGGTTATACtcgaaaagtataaaatcaagcacCATAAGTCATCACCATACATGCCACAGACAAATGGGGCTGTAGAAGCTGCCAATAAAACACTTACAACCATTTTGAGGAAAATGTGTGATAACTATAAagattggccattgaagataCCCTTTGCCTTGTGGGGATATAGAACTTCAATCAGAACAGCCACAGGGGCAACCTCGTACTATTTGGTTTATGGGATGGAGGCAGTTCAGCCCATAGAACTAGAGGTACCATCCCTAAGGATATTACTTGAGAGCCAAGTTCCTGAAGCAGATTGGGTCTAAGCCAGATATGACTCTTTGGTTTTACTGGATGAACGACGCTTGAACGCATTGTATCaggttcaactctatcagaaaaggatagaaAGGGCTTTTAATAAGAAGGGGAAACCTAGAaaaatcaaagaaggagatttggtgttGAAATCGGTTCGTGCACTACTACTAGTAGACCCGAGGGGTAAATTTAAACCAAATTGGACAGGCCCGTATTTGGTGAAAAGAATTCTGACGGGAGGAGCGGTTCAGCTGACTgatctagatggaaacgactttTCGAATCCTACAAATCTGGACCAGTTGAAAAAATACTATCCCTAAAGACCTcattctcaaatgttatgaaataaaattcggattgcatttgtatttgagtCTAGTTTCAAAGTCTGACATTCGTTGTCTCTGTATTATGAATTATGAACTACGAAcccggtttgattctgttgaaaagcagatacgtaggcaactctttaaaagagtaccaCCGAAACAATGTAATTCTAGATGCAAAACTGGAAATTTCTAATAAATAAgatttcctttatttatttcaATAATTCCGGGTGAAGCCCATAGTGTCTAAACCATCTATTAATAATAAAACTTAATATAACGGCTACCTATCCCTCATATAGCCGAGTCATATAAACCATCACGAGACTAAGTCTCACCCATCTTCACTCTAGCCCGTTTCTTCGGAGGAACTGCACTTTCTTCACGCGGGCCTAGTCTGTCTTTTGCACTTGGTCGGGGACCCAACCTCGCAGCCAATGTCGGCCCATCATCGGCCATTACCCCAAATCTTTTCCAAACGCTTGAGACCTTAGGATCATCTTTAGGGTTTTTATCAGTTTTAGGTTCAGACTCGGTCGCAGTTAAATTCATTTCAAAGAATGCTCGATTTTTGAGGCTTTCCTCATAGTACTTTCAATCTACAACATCAACCTTCTGAAGTTTCCTTCTGATTTCGGGGGAAGTTTCTTTGACCCATCTTAAGTATGAAGGAGACACCCATGTCGAGGGAATTAGCTTGGGCAGGCGCCATAAGGTCCTGCGGTGCCAGGCATAGAGCCACGCCTCGCAACGATAGTGAATGAGGTTGAAGGGCAATTCTGGGGCAGTTTCCATCAAGGGAATCATTTGTGACCGGCCAAATTGTCTAAGAACACGGTCCGAATTAATATAGATAGGGTGATCCAAACCCAATAGAGGAATATGTCTTGTCTTATCAGCATCAGAAAGGCCTGTGAAAGAGTCTATAGCCATCCCGGGTAAGACCCACCGAACATGGGACCCTACACCAGTAGTCAGCACTTCATGCCAATAAGCAGACGACCTATTCAATTTTCACCTTAGAGGCCGACTGATACAACGCCTCACATGATACTTCTCGGGGAGGGCAGAATAATGAAATAATCTAAGGTGATCGAAGAGCCATACCTAGTAAAAGaagaaaacaataaaagaaaaaaagaaaaaacgacgaaaaaaaaagaaaaaaaaaagaaaaaaaaaccgaaGAAAGAAGGAAAAGAAGGGCAAAACCTGTAGAAGTCGGGATGATCCAGTCTAAGCAGCGGTCGGGTTAGCCTTTCTGATATCTAACCCTTTAATAGTCTCAACCATGATAATCCAAGCCGGATTTGAGTGGCTCTCCATCTGCTCCATGACCCCAATAAGCCTAGTTTGACCTTCAGAAGAAGGGATCTCTATGCTTCATTCAAAGCAATAAAGATGTAATAAGATAAGTCCAAAAACCCGACGACGATAAACTGTAGGAATTGCAGGATCATAGGCTTTTTGGAAGTTATGGGCCAATGTGAGTAAATTTACTCTCTTCCTTTTTACGATGCTACGGGCTTCATCATGGGACAAGCCCAAATAATCTCGGTATTTCCTCTCCCAATCCGGAATGGGATCGGGAATTACAGGGTTTTTGTGTATTTTTCCACCCTCCTAAGACAGTCAATTCTTCAGGAAGTGGGTATAACTCACCTTCAGGAAAGGCAAAGACATGGTGAATGGGATCCCACCTCTTTAGGCATTCATCTAAGAAAATGGTTTGAGGCAATATTTGTTTTTGGCAAAGTATCTATTGAATACCCGAGTCAAGAAATGCTTGACTTTCTTGCCCTTTGAATTCTTGGGCCCAACCTTTCATCATTCCAATTAATGGATTCATAACTAGAAGAGTT
Protein-coding sequences here:
- the LOC141619541 gene encoding uncharacterized protein LOC141619541, with product MEEVHDGEYRPHMNAHMLARKIIRLGYYWTTIEVDCRHYVRQCHNYQIFANVQHTNGAVEAANKTLTTILRKMCDNYKDWPLKIPFALWGYRTSIRTATGATSYYLVYGMEAVQPIELEVQLYQKRIERAFNKKGKPRKIKEGDLVLKSVRALLLVDPRGKFKPNWTGPYLVKRILTGGAVQLTDLDGNDFSNPTNLDQLKKYYP